From one Chloroflexota bacterium genomic stretch:
- a CDS encoding response regulator transcription factor: MNATILVVEDEPKIAKQARDYLERSGFLVHVAGDGLMALAQARHSRPDLIVLDLNLPGMDGLDVCRALRKESDVPIIMLTARVEETDRLIGLELGADDYISKPFSPRELVARVRAVLRRVRGGVHQPGLVRAGGLEIDLNGHRVTREGETIPLTRTEFNLLATLAQHPGQTFSRAQLLDRLHGVAYEGFERSVDAHIKNLRQKLEADPADPRYVLTVYGIGYKFSDMV, encoded by the coding sequence ATGAACGCAACTATCCTCGTTGTAGAAGACGAACCAAAGATCGCCAAACAGGCTCGCGATTACCTTGAGCGCAGCGGTTTTCTCGTGCATGTTGCGGGGGATGGACTCATGGCACTGGCCCAGGCGCGTCACAGCCGTCCCGACCTGATCGTACTGGATCTGAATCTGCCCGGCATGGATGGGCTGGATGTCTGCCGTGCATTGCGCAAGGAATCGGATGTTCCCATCATCATGCTCACCGCGCGGGTCGAAGAGACTGATCGCCTGATCGGCCTGGAGTTGGGTGCTGACGACTATATCAGCAAACCCTTTTCACCCAGGGAACTGGTAGCTCGTGTACGGGCGGTGCTGCGGCGAGTGCGGGGCGGGGTGCACCAGCCGGGTCTTGTGCGGGCCGGAGGACTGGAAATTGATTTGAACGGCCACCGGGTGACCCGGGAAGGGGAAACGATTCCCCTTACACGGACTGAGTTTAATCTCCTGGCAACGCTTGCTCAGCATCCGGGTCAGACATTCAGCCGGGCCCAATTGCTGGACCGGCTTCATGGGGTGGCCTACGAGGGATTCGAGCGAAGCGTCGATGCCCACATAAAAAACCTGCGGCAGAAACTGGAGGCCGATCCAGCTGATCCTCGTTACGTGCTCACCGTTTACGGCATTGGTTACAAGTTCAGTGACATGGTGTAG
- a CDS encoding ATP-binding protein has translation MSILFLGGMAALAFLFTRLFGGGDQVAILVWLSACGLALILPLVGILFASTAFRRYATPLTDVMAAADAVAAGDLSARVSETGPGEFGQLARSFNHMAEELEQENQRRRNLTADVAHELRTPLQIIQGNLEGILDGIYEPTDEHVGATLEETRALARLVQDLRTLSLAESGELPMAWQDVEVGELLEDVRTSFVGQAEAAGVDIEVVTHPGTSDSIDSLRIMADEGRLNQALSNLLSNALRHTPAGGKIILEAMATPAAVSIRITDTGEGILPENLPYIFDRFWRADPSRSHSSGAGSGLGLAITRQLVQAHRGQISVTSRAGEGTTFLIELPADGSIH, from the coding sequence ATGAGCATTCTGTTCCTGGGAGGCATGGCTGCGCTGGCATTTCTCTTCACCAGGTTGTTTGGCGGCGGAGATCAGGTCGCTATTCTTGTCTGGTTGAGCGCCTGCGGCCTTGCACTGATCCTGCCTCTTGTGGGCATCCTGTTCGCATCGACCGCGTTTCGCCGGTATGCTACGCCGCTGACCGATGTGATGGCCGCTGCCGACGCAGTGGCTGCCGGCGATCTAAGCGCCCGAGTTTCGGAAACAGGTCCGGGCGAATTCGGGCAACTCGCCAGGTCGTTCAATCACATGGCCGAGGAATTGGAACAGGAAAACCAACGAAGGCGAAATCTGACCGCCGACGTGGCTCATGAGTTGCGTACACCGCTGCAGATCATTCAGGGCAACCTGGAAGGAATCCTGGATGGCATTTATGAGCCGACCGATGAGCACGTGGGTGCAACGTTGGAGGAAACCCGGGCCCTGGCGCGATTGGTGCAGGATCTGCGCACCCTTTCCCTGGCGGAAAGTGGGGAATTGCCTATGGCATGGCAGGATGTCGAGGTGGGTGAGCTTCTGGAGGATGTCCGAACGAGCTTCGTCGGTCAGGCAGAAGCGGCAGGGGTTGACATTGAGGTGGTTACACATCCGGGTACGAGCGACTCCATCGATTCCCTGCGAATCATGGCTGATGAGGGGCGGCTCAATCAGGCCTTGAGTAATCTGTTATCCAATGCCTTGCGGCATACGCCAGCGGGCGGTAAGATAATCCTGGAAGCCATGGCTACGCCAGCGGCGGTCTCTATCAGGATTACCGATACCGGAGAGGGAATCCTGCCGGAGAATCTCCCCTATATCTTCGATCGCTTCTGGCGGGCGGATCCTTCCCGCTCCCACAGCAGCGGCGCTGGCAGCGGATTGGGCCTGGCGATTACCAGGCAGTTGGTGCAGGCCCACCGCGGGCAGATTTCGGTCACCAGCCGGGCAGGTGAGGGCACCACCTTTTTGATCGAGCTTCCCGCTGACGGGTCGATCCACTGA
- the galK gene encoding galactokinase translates to MNWQQQVIEAFVQRFGEAPAAVVRAPGRVNLIGEHTDYNDGFVLPMAIDRAIWIALRPRTDDRVQLASLDFDVEDGFSLNNLVQGNGWLEYPKGVAWALQENGYELMGWEGVLTGDVPRAAGLSSSAALELATARSFSEVSGFPWEAAPMATLAQLAENRWVGVNCGIMDQMISAAGKQDHAMLIDCRSLESTAVPLPPDTAVVVLDTATRRGLVDSAYNERRSQCEAAARFFGVPALRDVSLIEFEARADELDDLTRRRAQHVITENDRTLQAVEAMQAGDAVELGRLMDASHASLRDDFEVSSPELNTMVEIARRQTGCFGARMTGAGFGGCAVALVHSDTAEEFGELVVRDYQTATGLSPNIYICHATNGAEVVGESNS, encoded by the coding sequence ATGAACTGGCAGCAACAGGTTATCGAGGCCTTTGTGCAACGATTCGGAGAAGCGCCAGCTGCGGTCGTACGCGCGCCAGGCAGGGTAAATCTGATCGGCGAACACACTGACTACAACGATGGATTCGTTCTGCCCATGGCCATCGACCGGGCCATCTGGATCGCTCTCCGGCCACGCACCGACGACCGTGTCCAACTCGCCTCCCTGGATTTTGACGTCGAAGATGGCTTTAGCCTCAATAATCTGGTGCAGGGCAATGGCTGGCTCGAGTACCCGAAGGGAGTCGCCTGGGCCCTGCAGGAAAATGGCTATGAACTCATGGGATGGGAAGGGGTGTTAACGGGCGATGTTCCTCGCGCGGCAGGCCTCTCCTCGTCGGCTGCTCTTGAATTGGCTACGGCACGCTCCTTTTCCGAGGTTTCCGGCTTTCCCTGGGAAGCGGCCCCCATGGCGACGCTGGCCCAGTTGGCAGAGAACCGGTGGGTGGGGGTCAACTGCGGCATCATGGACCAGATGATCTCCGCTGCGGGTAAACAGGACCACGCCATGTTGATCGATTGCCGGTCGCTGGAATCGACCGCTGTCCCTTTACCGCCAGACACCGCCGTGGTAGTGCTGGACACAGCCACCCGCCGCGGCCTGGTGGACTCTGCCTATAATGAAAGGCGCTCCCAGTGCGAGGCGGCAGCCCGCTTCTTCGGCGTGCCGGCATTGCGCGATGTTTCCCTGATCGAGTTCGAAGCCCGAGCCGACGAACTGGACGATCTGACCCGTCGAAGAGCCCAGCATGTGATTACGGAAAACGACCGCACGCTGCAAGCGGTCGAGGCCATGCAGGCCGGCGATGCCGTAGAACTCGGCAGGTTGATGGATGCCAGCCACGCCAGCCTGCGGGATGATTTTGAAGTGTCCAGCCCTGAATTGAACACCATGGTAGAGATCGCCCGGCGACAGACGGGATGCTTCGGGGCCCGCATGACCGGCGCTGGCTTCGGTGGCTGCGCCGTGGCCCTGGTTCACTCGGACACTGCAGAGGAATTTGGAGAGTTGGTTGTCCGGGACTACCAGACAGCCACCGGGCTTTCCCCCAACATCTATATCTGTCACGCCACCAACGGCGCGGAGGTGGTGGGCGAGAGCAATTCGTAA
- the galE gene encoding UDP-glucose 4-epimerase GalE, translated as MIILVTGGAGYIGSIVVEQLVGKGQSVIVLDNLYQGHRKAVHPNAVFVEGDLADRALVDSVMAKHRPEAIMHFASHTLPGESMEEPFLYIGENVTNGLNLMQSAVEHDVRRFILSSTANLFDDPERMPIDEQERIIPGSPYGESKYILERFLYWLDRVYGLRYGALRYFNACGASAERGEDHNPEPHLIPLVLSVAQGKRDKIVIFGDDYPTPDGTCVRDYVHVLDLAQAHILALEALDQGSRTYNLGNGQGFSVKEVIEVARQVTGHAIPAEIGPRRPGDPAVLVASSEKVRRELGWDPQHPDLRDIVESAWRWHQAHPTGYTD; from the coding sequence ATGATAATTCTGGTGACAGGCGGTGCCGGTTATATCGGCAGCATCGTCGTGGAACAGCTTGTCGGCAAGGGCCAATCGGTTATCGTCCTGGACAACCTCTATCAGGGCCATCGAAAAGCCGTGCATCCCAATGCAGTGTTCGTGGAGGGCGACCTGGCAGATCGCGCCTTGGTGGACTCGGTGATGGCCAAACACCGGCCTGAGGCAATCATGCACTTCGCCTCCCACACATTGCCGGGCGAGTCCATGGAAGAGCCATTCCTCTATATCGGCGAGAACGTCACCAATGGCCTGAATCTTATGCAGAGCGCGGTTGAACACGATGTGCGCCGCTTCATCCTCTCCTCTACTGCCAATCTCTTCGACGATCCAGAGCGCATGCCCATCGACGAGCAGGAGCGGATCATCCCCGGCAGCCCTTACGGCGAATCCAAGTACATTCTCGAGCGTTTTCTCTACTGGCTGGATCGAGTCTATGGATTGCGCTATGGAGCTCTGCGCTATTTCAACGCCTGTGGCGCTTCCGCCGAGCGCGGAGAGGACCACAACCCGGAGCCTCATCTCATTCCACTGGTACTCTCGGTAGCCCAGGGGAAACGTGATAAGATCGTGATCTTTGGCGATGACTATCCCACGCCCGACGGCACCTGCGTCCGCGATTACGTGCATGTCCTGGACCTGGCCCAGGCGCACATTCTGGCGCTGGAAGCGCTCGATCAGGGCAGCCGCACCTACAATCTTGGAAACGGCCAGGGATTCAGCGTAAAAGAAGTGATCGAGGTGGCGCGTCAGGTTACCGGCCATGCGATTCCGGCTGAGATTGGACCCAGGCGTCCGGGTGATCCAGCTGTGCTTGTCGCCAGCAGCGAAAAGGTACGGCGGGAATTGGGCTGGGATCCCCAGCATCCTGATCTGCGCGACATCGTCGAGAGCGCCTGGCGCTGGCATCAGGCTCATCCCACTGGCTACACCGACTGA
- a CDS encoding type II toxin-antitoxin system PemK/MazF family toxin: protein MTKYKVVLVPFPFDDLSSSKVRPAVCLTEPIGQYRHVVLAFITSRIPEEILATDILIATDDEDFETSGLRVSSTLRLHRMMTATVNIIQRELGQLPETKQEIVKSRLRALFDLQ from the coding sequence ATGACGAAGTATAAAGTCGTACTTGTGCCTTTTCCATTTGATGATTTGTCCAGCAGCAAGGTTCGTCCAGCGGTGTGTCTGACTGAACCAATCGGTCAATATAGGCATGTAGTCTTGGCGTTTATCACAAGCCGGATTCCAGAAGAAATATTGGCAACCGACATCTTGATAGCAACTGATGACGAAGATTTCGAGACTTCAGGTTTACGAGTTTCATCAACCTTGCGTTTGCATCGTATGATGACCGCGACTGTCAATATCATCCAACGAGAATTGGGACAACTACCTGAGACAAAGCAAGAAATCGTAAAAAGCAGATTGAGAGCATTGTTCGATTTGCAGTAG
- a CDS encoding glycerophosphodiester phosphodiesterase, producing MAGKKRPLVIPGKPRPYVMAHRGNKVVCPENTLASFRQALADGADIIETDLHLTADGVFVCIHDATVDRTTDGTGPVAGMTLPQLKTLSAFYNMPGFEAERVPALSDLAAILPEDIPLALELKTDRFLEKDVCCRLADQLAAMGLRERTIVLSFSLDRLKTVHSVAPDILFGVITLSGVWPDPQAQFLGPLWPILLLNPLYTWLAHRRGQLVAPLDPNPDARLWLYRLLGCDAVLSDDPASTVKALGRRS from the coding sequence ATGGCAGGTAAAAAACGACCACTTGTAATACCTGGAAAGCCCAGACCCTACGTGATGGCCCATCGGGGCAACAAGGTCGTTTGCCCGGAGAACACCCTGGCTTCCTTTCGTCAGGCCCTGGCCGACGGCGCCGATATTATCGAAACCGACCTGCATCTCACGGCGGACGGGGTTTTTGTCTGCATTCATGATGCCACAGTGGACCGCACGACCGACGGCACTGGGCCGGTAGCGGGCATGACCCTGCCTCAGCTTAAGACCCTCAGCGCTTTTTATAACATGCCTGGCTTCGAAGCAGAACGTGTCCCCGCCCTCAGCGATCTGGCGGCGATCCTTCCCGAAGACATTCCTCTGGCTCTGGAGCTGAAGACAGATCGTTTCCTGGAAAAGGATGTCTGTTGCCGGTTGGCCGATCAGCTGGCAGCGATGGGTTTGAGAGAGCGCACGATCGTGCTTTCCTTTAGCCTGGACCGATTGAAAACTGTGCACAGTGTTGCCCCGGATATTCTCTTCGGTGTCATCACCCTCTCCGGGGTGTGGCCCGATCCACAGGCTCAATTCCTCGGACCCTTATGGCCGATCCTGCTTCTGAATCCCCTCTACACCTGGCTTGCCCATCGACGAGGCCAGTTGGTAGCACCCCTGGATCCCAACCCCGATGCCCGGCTCTGGCTCTACAGACTGTTGGGTTGTGATGCCGTTCTCAGCGATGATCCAGCATCCACGGT